The Desulfomonile tiedjei genomic sequence GGTCGTAATGTCGATGATGGCCGCTCCGATCATTGCTACTGCAAGCCCGGTGGACACCGCGGATGCCAGAAAAAGCACCGGCATCAAAGGAGTATTCCAGAATGGAACCCCGTTAACGACCGCGATCAAAATTCCCGTGTACACCGCGGTGGCCACGGCAAGCACGCTTCCGGCCACTTCAAGATGCCAGACGTACTTTTTCGCGTACCGGCCCACAAAAGTCAGGTCGTTCAGGGCCGCCGCGTACAGAAGGGCCACAGGGATGAAAAGCGATAGGACAATCACACCCCAGGAGATCATGCTGCTCAGGTTGCTTACCAGATAAAGCTGGCGCCACGGCTGCCAAAGGCCAGCTTCCAGATCGAACACCAGGCACATCGTCCCGACCGCAACCAAAGGACCGGAAGCGAGTGACCCGGCTCTTGCAAGCGATTTGGACCAGTCCGGAGCCAACAGATCACATGCAACGGCCGCAACAAAGGCCCCGGCCCCGGCTCCCGCAAGGAACAGATAAGCGACAATCAGCCAACCCCATGCGTTCTCGAGCATGGTTAACTCCTTTTGTAATAAATCTTGGGTTTCGTGTTGAGGTCCGGCCTTAGCGGCTGAGCGCGGTGCTCGGCTATGAACCGCGATATTTTGCTGTTGGGATCGTCAAGATCGCCGAAGATTCTGACCTGATTCGGGCACGTGGTGACACAGGCCGGCTCCCCGCCCTTGCGGACCATGTCTATGCAGAGCCAGCATTTAGTTACTATGCCCTTGTGATGGTCGACGATCCTCACCTTGTAAGGGCAAGCCTCAACGCAGTACTTGCAGCCCACACACCTCTCGCTGCGAATGTGGACTATTCCTTCCGCGGTGGTGTAGATCGCGGCGGTGGGACAGACCCGCTCACAAGGTGCGTCTTCACAATGGTTGCACTGAACGGGCACGAATTCCTTGTCAAACGACGGGTACTTGCCTCGATCCCGCTCAAGTATCCAGTTAAAACGCTGGTTGTAGTCGAGCTGGTTGTGATTCTGACAAGCCACCTGGCAAGCATGACAGCCTATGCACTTGGTAGTATCAATCGCGATTCCGTAACGAGGCATTTTCAGCTCCGTGAGATCAGGAGTTTGCGGGGAGAACCTTTTTGTAAAAAGGTTCCTCCCCGCACCCCTCTCCAAAAACTTCTATATCCTGTCCGCCGGGCAGCTTCCGCTGACAGCTAAAGCTGCCCGGCGGGCAAGATGTGGACTCTTTTGAAGGATGCATGAAGTAACTCCAATCATTGCGAGCACTCTTGCTACGGCCAAGCCGCCCTAAACCGTCAAGGCGAAGACCGCCGGCTTCGCCAGGGTTCAGCCCCAGCCCTTGTCTCCCGAGAGACAAGGGCTGCAAATTATAGGAGTTTTTGGGGTGGGGTCCGGGGCCACTCGGCGTGGGGCCACATCTATCTTCGATTGACTCCTCGCTGCATGAAGGCCTCGGCGGCACAAGAGCGGGTTATCGCCCTGCGCGCAGCAGTTTTTGCAAAAAGGGCCTCCCCGGTCTCTCTCCAAATAACTCATAGACTTTGCAACCATTTCTAGGTCTTCTCCACTCGGACTATGATTTCGCCGCTCATGGTATGTCCGAGCACCGGATCGAAGTACGTTGGAAGGAAATCGTTATAAGAAATCCCATAGCCAAACGCGGTGCGCAGGTTCCTGGAGAAGACCCCGTAACCGCTGGGAACGAAAATGCATTCCGGGTGAATCGCGTCGGTTACTTTTGCCCTGACTCTGCCTTTCCCGACCGCCGAACTTAGGGTCATGCAGTCTCCGTCTTTGATGCGCAGAGCCTTGGCCCTGTCCGGATGAATCCATGCTCTTCCCCAATCATTCTTGAGGGTTATTTCTTTCAGGTACGTTTGATTTATCGTGCGCGCGTGGGTCATGTGAGCCTGCTTGCCATGAACGAGCCTGAAGGAATGCGGATCGTTCTTGTCAGGGCTTACCAGTGGCTCCTCCCACTCCGGCACCGCGGGGAGATTTAGGTCCCGCAAAGTCGAAGAGACGAATTCCAGCTTCCCGCTGGGGGTTTGAAATTCAGGTTCGCCAGGCTGCCATTTCCCGCCGAGATCCACCACACCTTCTTGCTTCAATTTTTCCAGTGAGACCCCGAGCGGTTCCAAACACGCACGGTTGTAATCTTCCAGGGTGAAGTTGAAGTACTTTCCGATCCCCAGATGAGGCGCCAGCTCTATGAGGATCTGGACCATCGGCTTGGTATTGTACAGAGGTTTCACGACGGCCTGACGTATGGCGACCTGCTTGCTGTCGTACGAATGGTTTGCGTGAACCACATCGTCCCGTTCCAGGTAGTAGGACTCGGGCAGGATGTAGTCCGAAATGGTCGCGGTCTCGGACAGCACATAATCGAAGCAGACGAGCAGGTCGAGCTTTCTATATCCCTCGATAACTCGCGCGGGATTGGGATTTGTTCGGAGTGGATTGTTGTGATGGATGAAGCCTGCTTTCAATTTCCCCTGGAGCGCGAGTTCCGGGATCGCGTGGGCCAGCCCTATTCCTTTGGGCGTAAGCGGGTATCGTTCCGGATCGCTGCTTCCGTCGGCCATGGGACCTTCGACTTTGGGCGGATTTGGGTGTTTCTTG encodes the following:
- the nrfD gene encoding polysulfide reductase NrfD; amino-acid sequence: MLENAWGWLIVAYLFLAGAGAGAFVAAVACDLLAPDWSKSLARAGSLASGPLVAVGTMCLVFDLEAGLWQPWRQLYLVSNLSSMISWGVIVLSLFIPVALLYAAALNDLTFVGRYAKKYVWHLEVAGSVLAVATAVYTGILIAVVNGVPFWNTPLMPVLFLASAVSTGLAVAMIGAAIIDITTIRTLSNFALGHVIFLAIEGVVLMLFIFMSLTRSVEAAVSANMMISGVLSPYFWLLVVVLGILVPFALSIVEYYEYGKMPKYLVVGADLLVLVGGMSLRGVIIFAASPPQIV
- a CDS encoding 4Fe-4S dicluster domain-containing protein; protein product: MPRYGIAIDTTKCIGCHACQVACQNHNQLDYNQRFNWILERDRGKYPSFDKEFVPVQCNHCEDAPCERVCPTAAIYTTAEGIVHIRSERCVGCKYCVEACPYKVRIVDHHKGIVTKCWLCIDMVRKGGEPACVTTCPNQVRIFGDLDDPNSKISRFIAEHRAQPLRPDLNTKPKIYYKRS